CCGAAATCCACTACATTCCACATAACGTGGCGGAAACACGCTGGTTTTTCGATGCAATGTCCTCGCCTTACCTGAAGTGGGCATTTAATGTAGCGCATGGACATCTCGTCCCTGAAGGGTGGCAAGGGTTTTTGGATACGTTTGGCGTAGAAAACATAGGGCAGGTCCGCCTCAACGACAATACAGGCGAGTATGAAATCCATCTCGTTCCCGGCGAGGGGACAATTGATTTTGTGGACCTGTTTGCCCAGCTCAAGGACCGTGGTTACGATGGGTGGTTTAGTCTCGGTTTCGGTGATGATGAAGATAAAGTGCGTATACGGGATCAATTTGTTGCGTACCTATAGAAGCGACTTCTGAATTGCGACAAGCTAACGGTAAAACGAATAAACAGAAATCCGCCAAATTAGCCGGATGAGTACCCAGGTGCCACCGACAATGAACTGTCCGAGTATCAGCCCTAAAAAGAGGGGAAGTACCTTATGATAAAGACGGATGCCGCCAAATCGTAAAATAAGATTCTTGATTGCCCAGCTAATCAATACGGAAAACCAGAGCCAACCGAATGTCCACATACTACTCGCTACGGCGTAACCCGTAGGGTGAAACGGGAACATCGGGAAACGGGTGCGCAACCACCACAAAAATCCCGTAAACAGAAACCCGACCCCCATAAACGCCACTGCCGGAATATTTGTTTCTGTCGGATAATACAACCATGATCGGAGTAGATTATAACCGCCGCTTCCCAAGCCTGGATTCGCGCCGATATTATAGGAGACGACCAGATATGCCCAGAACGAAGCAAGGATGCCAAAAAAGACACCACACATAAGTGCGACGACCATCCGTCCCGTTCGCATATTTGCGACTTCCACGAGCTTAAAAGCCTCCAGTGTATGCGGCATCGGATGCGCTCGATACCCACGATTAAAAGCGAAATAGAGCGACATCATCGTTAGACTCGGCGGTGGAATCATCCGCGAACCGAGTGAGTCGATAATAAATTGGCGTGGGTTCGCCACAAACATCTCATGCGTCGGGGGCCCTACCTCAGCGCGGACGCGTGTAATCCCCAATGCGAGAAGATAATAGATAGCAAAATACAACGCGATCATCCAGACTGCCATTCCACCGCGATGGGAAAAAATAAAAAGAAAAAGCAGACCGCCTATCAGTCCTGCCAGGGGCCACCGATAATCCGTAGTGTCTTGCATCTCAGGTGGAAGATTCTCATCTCTCTTTCCTATTAGACCCCTGAACATGGCATAAAAATGCCTACGCCCACCGTAGAGTCCAAAACAGGCGATAGCCAAATACGCGCCCACCCCTTGCGGTCCATCGTAGGGGAATGCGGGTAATATCTGCAGCCCCATCGCGCTACCCAAGACACGCTCTCCCTTCCAGAACAGGTAAAAAAACCAGAGGGAAAACGACATTTCCAACGGCATCAAGAAAGCAAGACCGACACCGAACGAGAGAATATAGACAGGGGTCCACCCTATTGCACTCCACGGTTTCTCAGTGAAGTAGACACCGAGATCTGCCTTACGCACGGGTATCTCTGGAAACGTTGGAAAGAATGCGTGGATACCGTTAATCAGGTCGATACCGCCCGCAATCGCGAAGCCTGCCCACAGCATTTTGTTTTTAAAAAGCCGTCCGTCAGTGTAGGTTAACTCTATGGGCAGGCGAACAATCGGATAGGTAAGCCGCTCCCGATCAATCCACTGTTTACGTAGGAGCAGATCGATGCAAATCATCACCCAAATCAGAACAGAGAGAAAAATAGTCCACCATAAAACCGGCTCCCACCACGCCATCAAATACCTTTGCCTATAAAAGCTTGTATCGCCATCATAGAAATCTTGCAACACGGACAAATCGCTAAGCGTCATCCAACCCGGTAGATACCGCCAAAAAAGTTGTTGCCATTCGTTTTCAGGGGTCGCGAACCAGAAACCGTTCGGAATAACTGGCACCACGGTCTGCATCATGTCGTGTCCAGCGATCGCTGAGGAGATGGAGAGGATGACATAGACAGTAAGTAACTCGCCTTGACGGAACGCAAAACGCGGGAGCAGTAATTTGAGCAAGAAATTCAGGCAGGTCAACACCACTAACGTTACCACGACATTGTAAATCAAAGACATCGTCGTCGGCAAAGTACTCCAGAACCGGAGATGGTTTGCCATAATAAAATAAGTGTTTGGTGGAATGAGGATAAGACCAAGCAGAATCGCTCGAAAGGTGACACCAGGGTGGTCAACCTGCGATGTTTCTTGAACGTTTGGCGAATATTTTAACGTGTTTGCCATAGAACGACTTTCCAGACGCCACAGAGTAGGCGCGGTTTTGCGGCGTACCCGCTCCGGTTCATGCCATTAAGGCATTCATACCGTTGATTCTGATTCATGCAACGTGCATTCTTAAGCGCGTTGATCCACATCAGAAACGCATCCGTTTAACCAAAACAGGAAATATTAGAACGGATAACACACTAAATAGTCCGATATTCCATACCCACAAGTTCGTTGGATCTGCCCTAAAAATTGATAAGAGTGCACACAATGGGCTCATCGCTGCCAACACCGGAACCGCCTCAAATAGCGCAGAAGGAATAAAGGGCAAGAAAGTTAGGAATAGAACAAATCCGTAACTTACCGTTTTTGCCGGAATTGAAGAAAACCATAACGCCGCGCCGATACCGAGAAGCGCGAAAAATACGCTACTCACCCATAAGACCGCACCGCATTTCATCCACTGCAGCGGTGCTGAACCGCCTATGTAACTTGAGAGGGCGAAGAACGGAACCGTTAGTAAAATGCCCCATATCGCCCAAACGACAACCCCAAGCAGTTTTCCCGCTAAGACCTTCCAATTCGCCAAAGAGGTCAAGGCAAGTAGGGCACTGTTTTGTCCGCTGGCTCTCAGATATCCACGCTCCATGTCTATTGCCTCAACTCCATGTCTTGGCACCCAAAATTGAAAAACGAAAAGAGCGATAATGAAGAGCATATACGTCTGTTTTCCGACATCAATTGCCCCTGCCTCCCGGCGATGTGCATAAAATTCAACCGTCGCCATAAAAAGCACGAGCGAGAGCGTGCATAAAGTGATAAACTGGATGCGTCGATATTTACGGGAACTGACATAACAGTAAAGGTCTTTAAGGATAATAGCCAACATATTTTTTTTTGGTTGACACATTTTTGTCAAAATGCTATTTTCAATACGAGGCACACGAACGGAACACTACACTTCGCGAGATGCGACACATCTTAGAACTGAGGAGGTCTCTCATGTCCAAACTTAATATCGCTTTAATCGGTGCAGGACGGCGCGGTGCCGGTGCACATCTACCCGTTATCGCTAAACTCAAAGATATCTACAACCTCGTTGCGATTTGCGATATAGACGAAGAGGCTGCAACCCGCTACGCCAAAGAATATGGCGCAACGCCGTATACCAACGTTCGCGATCTCATTGTGCAAGAAGAACTTGATGTTGTTGACGTTACCGTTCCAGGTGTCGCCCATCACGCAATCTGCTGTTTCATGGCAGATGCGGGGGTGCATATTCTCTGTGAAACACCCATAGCCGTCACACTCCCGACAACCGACCTGATGATTGAACGCGCCAAAGCGAATAATGTCAAACTTGAGATAGCTGAAAACTATTACCGTGCACCCCGCGAACGGTTCTTATCAAAGGTGATTGCAGCAGATATTATCGGAGACGTTGCCCGAATTTATCGTATCTTCTATGAGGGCGGCTATCACGGCATGAGCATGCTCCGTCTCCGGGCGGGTGGTGAACCAAAATCGGCACTCGGTATCACACAGACGACCCCCGTAATCCCAATCATTGACAGGATGAAACGGCATCACACCAGCGAAAGATGGAGCCTCGGTTTCATCGAATTCGATAACAACGCAACCGCACTCATGGTGTACTCGAATGTTATCCATGCC
This is a stretch of genomic DNA from Candidatus Poribacteria bacterium. It encodes these proteins:
- a CDS encoding Gfo/Idh/MocA family oxidoreductase produces the protein MSKLNIALIGAGRRGAGAHLPVIAKLKDIYNLVAICDIDEEAATRYAKEYGATPYTNVRDLIVQEELDVVDVTVPGVAHHAICCFMADAGVHILCETPIAVTLPTTDLMIERAKANNVKLEIAENYYRAPRERFLSKVIAADIIGDVARIYRIFYEGGYHGMSMLRLRAGGEPKSALGITQTTPVIPIIDRMKRHHTSERWSLGFIEFDNNATALMVYSNVIHARSLGRGQTGISQIDGSKGTIVGEDIYVTPADELQSGAKGVPYRPKRTTIDVDGVNVTEAIELQLPDQTVTWENPLKNYPLSESQIAVADELLSIATAIQNDTEPEYGAARARQDQEMNIAMSESGNRSRETLTFPLTALTTTEQDIHENYQQQYGHPIEDIEAGIDTFFPRR